GCCACAAAAAGAGATCGTTTTCGTCGTTATCTACAATCAAAATATGGAATCGGTCAACCATTTAACCATCCTCCTTCTTCGGCGATTCTACGATTTTTAGGCAAAATTACCGTGAAAACACTTCCCCGCCCCAAAACGCTTTTAACCTTGATCTGGCCTCCGTGGGCGCGGACTATTTGCGATGCAATGTACAAACCAAGACCGGTTCCCTTAACGCTAATTTTTTCGGAATTGGAAGCGCGGTACATCTTTTCAAAGATGTAAGGAATTTCCTTTTCCGGAATACCAATTCCCTGATCTTTAACCGAAAGACGAATCAGCGCAAACCGTTCACTGAGCTTCACTTCAATGGCTTTGCCTCGATCGGAAAATTTTACAGCATTACTTAAAAGATTTTGAACCACTTCTTTAAATTTTTCCACATCCAGCTCCGCCTCAATAGTTTTTGAGGAAAAGTTGATGTTTACCTTTAAATCCTTTTCCTTAATCACGGGTGAAAGATTGATCAACAGTTCCGTAACCACTTTAACCACATTAATGCGCTGATATTTTAGCTGAATATTCCCCAGATCGTACGAGGCGCTTTGCAAAATAGTGGTAATTAAACTTTGCAGGGTCTGGTAATTGCCTTTAATAATTTCCAGAAAACGCTTTTGCGTGGGGTTCATTTGATCTTTTAAAGAATTTTCCAGCAGCAGCGTAGCCTGTTTAATCGAGCCGAGAGGACTTTTCATTTCATGCGTAAATTGCGACAGAATGGCCGACTTAAACCGATCGGCCTCTTTTAAGTGTAAACTAAGCTCTTCAAAGGCAGAACTCAACTCGCCGATTTCATCATTCGGTTTATTGGGAATGGACAGGGAAAAGTCCTGAATGGCCATCCGCTGAATGCCGTCCTTCAGGGCTTCAATGGGCCGGGTGATCTTTCTGGCAATGAAAAAAGCCGTTAGTAACGAAACGAATAACAGGCCCAGTTCAATGAACAGAATGGAAGATTGAATGTTTTCCACAATTCTGGCCATGGTTAACGTACGCTGGATACTCTGGTTGCCAATTTGCCTATTCAATTGGATCAAATCCTGCCGCAGAGCTTTTAAGGCGCTTAAAACATAGGTTTCGCGCAAATACCGGGCGTTTTTAAAATCTCTCTTACGGATGAATTCAACGGATTTTTTAATATTACGATCTAATTCCAGCCATTTGTTATCTGTCTGACGTATTAACCGGTAGGAAACTGAATCGGTTTGTAAAAGGTTAACGTGTAAAACAGCTTTCAGAATTTTTTTAGGCCAGCGGTTAAAATCTTTTGCGGATGAGGATTGTTTTAAGTTGGATTTTACTTTTTCCCACGAGGCAGAAAACTTTTGCCTGGCTCTTTCCAGATTAATGATTTTTTGCGAGGTATTGGAAGGTATAAAAATTAAAATGTAATTGGCGTTTAAAGTTTCCAGCTCCTGCAATTGTTGCGAGAGATAAATGATGCTTTTAATATCATGCCGGGCGTGATCTTTAATGGATGCGGATATCTGCTTGATTTCGAAAAGCAGGCCCAGCAGGGCCACAGAGAATAAGAGGATAAGAAACAGATAGCTGAACAGTATTTTGTATTTTAATTTCAACGAGTGTTTCTTTTTATGGTTAAGTTGATTTATGGAGAAAAGTTTAAAAATATTTATAAAGCAAAGAGTTTATGGAACGTTTAAACCACCTATTTTTTTGCTAAAATCCGTGTTGTTTCCAAAAACTCCGCTAAAAATAAGGCAGACGGAACAACCATTCCGCCTGCTCAAAACAACTCACTTACCATTACGCCTTTTCGATCAGAAACAGCACCTGATTAAACTCAACCGGCTGCGCGTTTTCCACCAGAATTTCAACGATTTTACCGTTGACTTCCGATTCGATTTCATTCATCAATTTCATGGCTTCTATGATGCACAGGGTCTGCCCTACGGCCACGGTCTGCCCCACTTCCACGTAAGGATCGGCATCCGGCGATGGCGCGCGATAAAAGGTGCCAACCATGGGCGAGCGCACCTCAACGATATTTTTTCCTCTTTCCGGTTCGGCCTGGGCTTCGGCAGACGGAGCTGCCGCCGGGGCGGCGGGTTGTTCCTGAACCGCTGGCAGAGCTTGCTGAGCGGGCATCATGGGCATCGACTGATGAGTTGCCATGGTTGGGATGACAACCGTTTCGCCATTTTTAGAAGGGAAACGTTTGGTGATGCGTAATTTTTTCCCCTCTTCTTCTATTTCAATTTCACTAATATCCGAAGTTTCAACGATTTTAATTAATTGTTTTAACTCTTTTAAATCCATCTTGCCTCCTTAAATTATTTTTCATCAGGCCTTTTAAATTCAATTAAAATTTTAATATATAGTTTAAAAACCAAGTGCGCAATTAAATTTAGCGCACAGTCTTTTTCATTTTTTAATATTGTCTGTTTTGTTCGGCAATACGCTTGAATTCGTAGAGCAGCAGATCAAAATTTTCTTCTTTTAACAGTTGCGTATTTACACGCGCGTGTTTTAGTTCCAGCAGGTCTATTTTACAGTGTAAATTAAATTCCTTAAAATAGGGCGCCTGAATTAACGATTTACCGGAAGGGTGGATAATTTCCGATCCGCCCCAGAAAGGCACGCCGTCTTCCACGCCCACCCGATTGGCGAAAACGATAAACGAGGTGGTAAACACCGCCATGGAGCGATTTAGCGTTTCCCATACGCGCACATTTTGCGGTTTGTCGTCTTCGCTGACGCCGCGCGCCACGCCTGCCGCCGAAACAATGATGATGGATGCGCCGTCGTGGGCTAAAATCAGGCCGGAGGTGGGATGCCACATATCTTCGCAAATCAGCAAACCTAATTTGCCGATGGGCGTGTCAAAGGCACGAATTCTGGTTCCCGAACTAAAATAGCGCTTTTCTTCGAACAGACTGTAAGTGGGTAAATAGACTTTGCGATGCCTGGCGATCACTTCACCCTGGTAAAAGATGACTTGCGTGTTGAAGAATTCGTATTTATCGCTGAGTTCAACCAGGCCCACATCAATGGCAATGTGCTGACTTAAGTCGCGTAAATGATTCAATTTGGCGTCATCAATGTGTAAGGCGACTTCCACCACCGCATCGCGTAAAAAATAGCCGGTTAATGAAAGTTCCGGAAAGACGATTAATTTACTTTTATGCTCAATCGCTTCTTCAATTGCCTGATAATGTTTTTCAAGATTTTTTTCCAGCTCACCCAGCACGCAGTTTTGCTGAGCAATGGTCAATTTGAGCGTTTCGGCCATTGGTTACTCCGGACTTCTAGTTTCTTAAACCTCGGGAAGGCGCAGGATACTGCCCGCCTCGATTTACAAAAATTTTATTGCTCAGATTAGAAACCGGCATAATGGGCGCTTTGCCTAACAGGCCTCCGTAATCCACCACATCGCCGGCCTGCTTACCGGGAACGGGAATAATGCGCACGGCGGTCGTTTTATTGTTCATGATGCCAATGGCGCATTCGTCCAGTATGATTCCGGAGATGGTTTCTGCGCTGGTTTCGCCGGGGACGGCGATCATGTCCAGCCCAACGCTGCACACGCTGGTCATGGCTTCCAATTTTTCGATGGTAATGTGCCCTTTTTCGGCGGCGGCGATCATGCCCGCGTCTTCGCTCACCGGGATAAAGGCGCCGCTCATGCCGCCCACGTGCGATGAGGCCATCATACCGCCCCTTTTAACCGAATCGGTTAACAAAGCCAGAGCGGCAGTGGTGCCGGGCGCGCCCACATCTTCAAAACCCATGGCCTTTAAAATGTCGGCCACCGAATCGCCTTCCATGGGAGTAGGCGCCAGCGAAATATCCACGATCCCAAAGCGCACATTTTGCAGTTCGGCCACGCGCTTGCCGATAAATTCACCGGCGCGCGTTATTTTAAAGGCCATGCGCCGAATGCGATCGCTCAACTGCGCCATATCCAGCTCATCTGGCGCTTCCTTAACGGCGCGCAAAATAACGCCGGGGCCGCTAATGCCCACGTTTACCACCACTTCCGGTTCTGAAACGCCATGAAACGCTCCGGCAATAAAGGGATTGTCTTCCGGCACATTGGCAAAAACAACCAGTTTAGCGCAACCAATGGCGTCCTGATCAGCCGTTAATAAAGCGGTTTCTTTGACTACCTGGCCCATCATCTTTACGGCCCGCATGTTAATACCCGCTCTGGTGGTGGCCACATTTACCGATGAACAAACGTGTCTGGTTTTGGCCAGCGCTTCGGGAATGGATTGAATGAAGGCCAGTTCGCCGTGGGAACAACCTTTTTGCACCAGGGCAGAATAGCCGCCTAAAAAGTCGATGCCCAGTTCATCGGCGGCTTTGTCCAGTACTTCGGCTACTTCTACCATGTCCTCTTTGCGAAAACCGTCGGTGATGATGGAAATGGGCGTTACCGAAATTCTTTTATTAGCAATGGAAATGCCAAAATCCGCTTCAATCTTTTGAGCGGCTTTTACATGTTCACCGGCCACGCGCATCAATTTATCATAAATATTTTTTTTCAATCGATTAAGATCGTCGGCGACGCAGTCCCGTAAATTAATACCCAGCGTTACGGTGCGGATGTCGAAATGTTCGACCTCCGTCATGCGTATGGTTTCTAATATCTCTTCTATGGCAATTGGCATGGTTAAATCCTGTGCATGGCGTTAAAAATTTCTTCGTGTTGAACAATAACTTTCAGATCTAAAGCCTCACCCGCTTCAAGCAAATCATGTTTAATGGCGTCGAATGCGGCGCTGGCGCTGGAAATATCCACCAGCAACATGATGGTAAAAAATTCTTGCATCAATTTTTGTGTCAGGTCCAGAATATCGCAATTATTTTTAGCAAGCACCTCTGTCATTTTGGCCAGAATGCCGACTCTGTTTTTACCAAAGGCGGTAATAATAATGCGTTCGCCGGTCGTTTTTCTGCGCGCAGATTTTACCGACCTCCACTCCTCCACCGGCGCTTCGCTTTTACTTTTTTGCAAACGGTCGATGGTAGCCGTAACCACCTTTTCAACGGCCTGTGGAGTGGCCGTTTGCCCCAACTGCTTTATGGCTTCTTCGGCAATTTTTTTAATGTCTTTCTCATTTAATTCCATATTCGTTTCCCTGTCTTGTTTATTGTTCATAGAAGGATGGATCCACATCCATCCGATCGACGATCCCCACCACGGCCGCTTCAATGCTCAAATCGGAAGGATTTTCGGGGCAGATTGCCCTGCGCGCTGCGTGCCCGTAAGCGCAGATAACGGTTTCTCCCACGCCGGCGCCCAGCACATCGGCCACGATAACTACATCTGTAAGCGGTTCACTCTTTAAATTAATGGGGTTCACAATTAAAAAACGTAAATTTTTCAGATTATCCGTTTTCTTTGTTGACCACACCGAACCAACAACTTTACCTAAAAACAATGTTTACCTTCCCCGAAATTCTTTTTCTTTAATAGATAGCAATCTAACACTTTTGTAAAATATTTTCAACATTACCGATGATTTTTATGTACCTTCCTGCGCTTTAAGCTTGTTAAGCCTTAAGAGACTTTACAAATTCCGACGGTTGGGTGCGCGCCACATAGGTCTCCCAGTAGTATCTAAAAAGATAAGCTCCCATATAACTGCCAATGGTCATGAAAATCACATCCGTAATATCGCCCGTGCGCGTGGGCAGGAACAACTGACTGATCTCAATAATGGAGGAGATGGCCAGGCCAGCAAAAATTGCTCTTAAAAACATTTGATGTTCTGCGCCATGTGATCTGGCATGATAGGCAATGGCAAAACCCAGAGGCATCAGCCAGAAAAACGATTCCAGCAAATCGTAGATATTCCAGAGCGAAGTCACTTTGTAATAAGCGTAGAACGGCACCAGATAACGAACCTTTAAATTCAAGGCCAGGACGTCTGGCTGTGAACTAAAATTAAAGGGGCTAAATCCTTTGTAAAAAACGTAAATCAAATAAATTAAAAAGGGCGCAATAAAGTGATGGAATTGGAGCTCTTTACCGTTGGTGAACCAGCGTTCTTTTTTAACCAGTAAAAAAAGCAACGCGCCGCTCCAGGCCCCCAGATAACCGCTAATGATATCGTTGACATCGCTAAAGCGCGACTTGATGAAAAACTGAGTTACTTCCAGAGCCGGGAAATAGACGATTAATAATCCCAGAATTAATAAGCGGCCATATCGCGTGCCACGCCAGTACTGATAGTAGGAATATAACACAAGGTATCCAAAGACGGCATAAAACAATATATTGCCCACAAAATCAATTATAGAAAAGCCAAAACGTTCCAGATGTTTAACATGTGCGCCCAGCATAAGTCCCAATGGCTTAAAACCGAAAGGTTCAATATTGGTGTAGGCAATGGCTTTTTTAAGGTCCGAAACGGTAATGGTCACATTAAACGGCAACATGGAGGCAAAAAACTGAATCAGAATAATTAGAATCAGAATAAGCGTAATGGGCTCATTTTCCAGAATATGATGCAATATTTTTTTAAGACGCTCTTCCAATTCTTTGAAATAAATTCTGGCCAGAACAACGCCAATAAAGGTTCCCAGCGTGTTGGTGATCAGATCGGTTACAGAAGGCGTGCGGTAGCGAAAGCCGATTTGCAGAACTTCGATGCACAGACTGAGCAAAAAGCCCAACAGCACCACGCGCCCCAAACGCACCTTTCGATTCAAATGAATGAAATACAGCGCAATAAAAAAACCAAAGGGCATAAACAAAATGACATTGCCCACCAGGTCGGTAAGCGGATTCAATTTACCTCTGGCAATGAAGGGAATGAGCTCAACGCGGTGTAGATTGCGGATGATCTTCCACGGCTCTAAATAGGGTTTAAAAGGGATTAAAGTATTGTAAACGATGAAAAGAATGGTTACAATGCTCAGAATTTTCAAATTGTGCAGGGTTCTGTTTTCTTCCATGATAGAATTCACCTTTATTCCAACTTTTTTCCTGAAAGCAATTGGACAATTTTAACTCAAAGGATCGGAATTATTTGTGTTCAAGGTCAAATTATTTTTGCAGATCTGTGAACATTTTTTTCAGTTTCCGTTTTTCCTGGGCAATGCGAAAAAAGGAATGCACCGGCTCCACTCCGGCGCCGATTAACAGTCCGCTAATAATCAGCCCCCAGGTTGTATTCTGCGGTAAAATATGAAGCGGCGCAAGAACATTCAATTGTAAAGCAAAAGCCAGTAGAACGCCCATTCCAAAACCTAAAAATTGCATAAGGGCAGAAATGGTGTACTTACGAACATTGGCGCTCAGCCTGTTTTCGTCGTAGGCAATGCCCAGTCCATCCAGCTTTTGTGAAACAGCCCGGATTATCCTATTAAAGAGGCCGGTCAAAAGGCCAAATTTGTCGTTCAAAAAAGCAGCAAGAATTTTTAAATATTCCAGTAAACGATTTAAAATGGTGGCAAACAGCAACAACAAAAAATAGATTCTGATCAATTCAAGCGTGTAAATTCCTGTTTGCCCAT
This sequence is a window from Caldithrix abyssi DSM 13497. Protein-coding genes within it:
- a CDS encoding nitrilase-related carbon-nitrogen hydrolase; this encodes MAETLKLTIAQQNCVLGELEKNLEKHYQAIEEAIEHKSKLIVFPELSLTGYFLRDAVVEVALHIDDAKLNHLRDLSQHIAIDVGLVELSDKYEFFNTQVIFYQGEVIARHRKVYLPTYSLFEEKRYFSSGTRIRAFDTPIGKLGLLICEDMWHPTSGLILAHDGASIIIVSAAGVARGVSEDDKPQNVRVWETLNRSMAVFTTSFIVFANRVGVEDGVPFWGGSEIIHPSGKSLIQAPYFKEFNLHCKIDLLELKHARVNTQLLKEENFDLLLYEFKRIAEQNRQY
- a CDS encoding ACT domain-containing protein; this translates as MNNKQDRETNMELNEKDIKKIAEEAIKQLGQTATPQAVEKVVTATIDRLQKSKSEAPVEEWRSVKSARRKTTGERIIITAFGKNRVGILAKMTEVLAKNNCDILDLTQKLMQEFFTIMLLVDISSASAAFDAIKHDLLEAGEALDLKVIVQHEEIFNAMHRI
- a CDS encoding VanZ family protein; translation: MEENRTLHNLKILSIVTILFIVYNTLIPFKPYLEPWKIIRNLHRVELIPFIARGKLNPLTDLVGNVILFMPFGFFIALYFIHLNRKVRLGRVVLLGFLLSLCIEVLQIGFRYRTPSVTDLITNTLGTFIGVVLARIYFKELEERLKKILHHILENEPITLILILIILIQFFASMLPFNVTITVSDLKKAIAYTNIEPFGFKPLGLMLGAHVKHLERFGFSIIDFVGNILFYAVFGYLVLYSYYQYWRGTRYGRLLILGLLIVYFPALEVTQFFIKSRFSDVNDIISGYLGAWSGALLFLLVKKERWFTNGKELQFHHFIAPFLIYLIYVFYKGFSPFNFSSQPDVLALNLKVRYLVPFYAYYKVTSLWNIYDLLESFFWLMPLGFAIAYHARSHGAEHQMFLRAIFAGLAISSIIEISQLFLPTRTGDITDVIFMTIGSYMGAYLFRYYWETYVARTQPSEFVKSLKA
- a CDS encoding EutN/CcmL family microcompartment protein; this translates as MFLGKVVGSVWSTKKTDNLKNLRFLIVNPINLKSEPLTDVVIVADVLGAGVGETVICAYGHAARRAICPENPSDLSIEAAVVGIVDRMDVDPSFYEQ
- a CDS encoding PFL family protein, which produces MPIAIEEILETIRMTEVEHFDIRTVTLGINLRDCVADDLNRLKKNIYDKLMRVAGEHVKAAQKIEADFGISIANKRISVTPISIITDGFRKEDMVEVAEVLDKAADELGIDFLGGYSALVQKGCSHGELAFIQSIPEALAKTRHVCSSVNVATTRAGINMRAVKMMGQVVKETALLTADQDAIGCAKLVVFANVPEDNPFIAGAFHGVSEPEVVVNVGISGPGVILRAVKEAPDELDMAQLSDRIRRMAFKITRAGEFIGKRVAELQNVRFGIVDISLAPTPMEGDSVADILKAMGFEDVGAPGTTAALALLTDSVKRGGMMASSHVGGMSGAFIPVSEDAGMIAAAEKGHITIEKLEAMTSVCSVGLDMIAVPGETSAETISGIILDECAIGIMNNKTTAVRIIPVPGKQAGDVVDYGGLLGKAPIMPVSNLSNKIFVNRGGQYPAPSRGLRN
- a CDS encoding HAMP domain-containing sensor histidine kinase produces the protein MKLKYKILFSYLFLILLFSVALLGLLFEIKQISASIKDHARHDIKSIIYLSQQLQELETLNANYILIFIPSNTSQKIINLERARQKFSASWEKVKSNLKQSSSAKDFNRWPKKILKAVLHVNLLQTDSVSYRLIRQTDNKWLELDRNIKKSVEFIRKRDFKNARYLRETYVLSALKALRQDLIQLNRQIGNQSIQRTLTMARIVENIQSSILFIELGLLFVSLLTAFFIARKITRPIEALKDGIQRMAIQDFSLSIPNKPNDEIGELSSAFEELSLHLKEADRFKSAILSQFTHEMKSPLGSIKQATLLLENSLKDQMNPTQKRFLEIIKGNYQTLQSLITTILQSASYDLGNIQLKYQRINVVKVVTELLINLSPVIKEKDLKVNINFSSKTIEAELDVEKFKEVVQNLLSNAVKFSDRGKAIEVKLSERFALIRLSVKDQGIGIPEKEIPYIFEKMYRASNSEKISVKGTGLGLYIASQIVRAHGGQIKVKSVLGRGSVFTVILPKNRRIAEEGGWLNG
- the accB gene encoding acetyl-CoA carboxylase biotin carboxyl carrier protein, whose amino-acid sequence is MDLKELKQLIKIVETSDISEIEIEEEGKKLRITKRFPSKNGETVVIPTMATHQSMPMMPAQQALPAVQEQPAAPAAAPSAEAQAEPERGKNIVEVRSPMVGTFYRAPSPDADPYVEVGQTVAVGQTLCIIEAMKLMNEIESEVNGKIVEILVENAQPVEFNQVLFLIEKA